The genomic region tgtgtgaatagtacCTTTATGGCAGTTTGTGGCAGCACTGCacgggcaggggtgtgtgtgtgtgtgtgtgtgtgtgtgtgtgtgcgtgtgcgcgtgtgcgtgtgagtgtatttaCCTTTATGTGGTAGTGTGTGGCAGCGCTGTGGGGGGAGCTGTCCCGTGCGGGTCTGGTGTTTCTGCAGGCTGTCCAAGATGTTCTCGGTCAGCTTCAGCACGTCCTTGTGGGTCTCGAGGTGGGAGCGCACCATCTCTAGCTGCCGAAGGCCCCCCTCCTCCAGGAGCATGCTGCAGTACCGCCCCGCTGTACAgaaacagaggacacacacacacatgagtgcacacacacacacacacatgagtgcacacacacacatacacatgagtgcacacacacacatacacatgagtgcacacacacacacacacacaaagcatgagAGGAATGTGCTCAACgcgtcagaacacacacatggtcaaaTTGTGACATCATCAAAAAATATCACTGTAAAACAAAGGGAAGGGAAACTCATTAGTGACAATATAACCACTCGAGTAAGAGTGTGAATTTGCTTTTTACATTCTACCTAATGACAGAATTTGAAATGGCTTGTTAGCCATGTTAGCTTTGAGGCCTataaatcaacaaacaaacttgcaatgcaaacacacatgcacacaaatacacagacactgtTTCTGTCCACGCAACAACGTCCTTGCAACCAACACCCGGAGGTGTCAACACTCATTACGGCATTAAGAAGCCTACACAagcaggcccaggcccaggaacacgcacaagcgcacacacgcccacacacatgtCTAATCTGTAATCCCAGGCTTTCCCACATATAGACTTCACTTGAGTGGGCCGCTCAGGTATATTAATGACCGCAAAAGTATATCGGCTGACAATTTTAGCATTTTTAAGGTTTCAGCAAAGCTGGATCAATATTAGAAAGATTATAATTTGTTTTCACTTGGGGTAAGGCAGTTATAAAAACACAGACTAACTTAAGATAAGGTTAGACTACTAACCTAAGATAAGGTTAGACTACTAACCTTTTCATGCATTTACTCAGCAGATATGGTGAGTATTCAAAAATATTTTAAGAGAGTATGGCGTGAGGAtggggaagagacagacagcaccatAGGGTAAGGTTAGCCAATGTTGGCATTTAGCATGGAATGGCAATAAAAACATGCATATGCCTCAGTAATATTTGATGTGAAATTATAATGGCAGTCAACTGAGAGACGAAATGCAGAGACCAAACTAGATTAAAGCTTGTTCTCAATTCCAGTCGCTCAAGTAGTGAGTGCTGagggagaggcagcagcagcagcaggtcccagtgtggtagaggcaggagcaggagacaAAGCAGCACAGTCCCAAACAGTGCCATCTTTGCCAACATAGTTGGTGTTTGTCACATGTAGTAGACAATTTTTGTAACGGCAGGTAATGCTGTCCCTTTCTGCTGGCAACCACCACAAGTATACACTGAATCCCCTAGATCTGAACCTTAAACCCCAGCCTATGTGCGAGtgtctgtgggtgagtgtgagtatgagtgtttgtgcgtacatttgtgtgtgtatggagtggaTGAGTGTCTGTAGGCTGGCACCATTTGAAATGTGAGATATTGTGCAACATCTGTGAGTTTGAGTGGCCAACAGGAAGTGTAAGCATGGACATTGATATCTCAGAATGGCAAACATTCAGCAAAGACTGCATGACCGtctcttttctttgtgtgtgtgtgtgtgtgcgtgtgtgtcttaccaTTCTTGCTGCATACATGCTGCATGGCCCAGGCTGCCCATAGCTGCACTCCGGGGGTATGGAAACACTCCAGCAGTGGGAAGAAGGGGTTAAACGacctgcacacgcacgcacgcacacacgcacacacacacacacacacacacacacacacacacacacacacctcaataaCACTGATCTGCTATacacaacaaataaacagaagaaACAGTTTGTCTCCCCACAATCAACTTAACTACTACACCTGGACATTTCAatattaattcattattaacaAACGCAACATATGAAGAACTGACATTTGGTAAAccaaatcacaaacacaactcGGTAAACACCGAATTTATACCCATCCCCCTCTTATTTTCAGTCTTCACTGAGGTGTCACCTGTAAGCCACCATCTCACAGTCTGGTGGTTGCCACTTCATTATGGCTCCATGCTGAGgaaaacacaaatacaggcaATGAAGCAAAATGAAGCACATACATAAGTTTGCCATTTTTTCTATAATCTTTTTTCAACACGGGTTCTTGTTTATTACGAAGGACAtaaacgcacactcacactcacactcacactcacactcacacacacacacactcacacacacacacacacacacaaacacacacactcaccaattcCTCCAGCAGTTTGGAGCGCAGCAGTATATCCAGGGTCCAGGCACTCTCCCCTCTGGAGGTGAGGTGTGCCAGGATGCCTGCCGCAAAGTAGCTGACCTCCACCTCGGAGCTGTGCAGCAGGGTGCTGATGTGGCCGAGGAAGCGCTGGTCCATCAGCTCCGTATGCAGCTCCCCTACTTCGGCTATgttattctacacacacacacacacacacacacacacacacacacacacacacacacacacacacacacacacacacacacacacacacacacacacacacacacacacacacacacacacacacacacagtcacacacagagatgaggtcAGAAAAGCCCTTCAGAAGGCACAGAAGCATGGCCTAGCTCAGAGGCTCCACCACAGTCACAGCCATAGCCTGCAGATCTGACTAGACTGCAGCAGTAAAATGGAGCAGACAACCAATTTAACTGGTGTTGCAATAAAGCAGCTGATTGATTTGAAAAAGGATATGGTGAAAGCGtccagtaaacagtaaacatcTCATCTCTGACTATTGCATAATGTAATAGACCAGACAATTGATTGGACTAGACTATCAAATGGACTGTAATGGACTACAAATTCATTACGCACCACAAATTATAGCCACGTAGCAAAGGTACTGAAAGAAGTCTGGCTTACCAGTAAACCCAACACTTTCTGCTGAATGGAAGACTCTGATGGAAAGgactgtgaaagaaagagattcTATTATTACTTTGCATCTCTAAAGCGTATTATTTCCATGTTATGTAAAAATGACAAATCGCATGCATGGGAAGGCCTTATGTAATAACCGTGCAAAATAGAAAACGAATTAACTGTACTGTCCTTTTCCTCTCAGTGACAGGGGCCTTCACATCCATATGCTGAATGTGACCTGACGTTAAGCCTCATGACTCAGACTAAACTGGAAACATTTCGGCAATTGTTTCCGATGTTTCACCTGCACAGATGTGGCTAACCAAGCAGGTTTCCTAGTAACTTGGTAAGGCTAACCCATATTCTCtagtttcctgtgtgtgtgtctgaggttaACAAAAGTCCCCTACGGATGTACCTAGACATTACCTCCAGGACTTTAATGAACAGCTCCAGGCCCTGGTTCTCTATGAAGTGTCTGCAGGTGGTTGGTGACTCATCGGTCAAGTTCCAGAGAGCGCTCAGAGTGAACTTCAGGGTGGCGTCCACCGTGGACTGGCTGGTCTTCTGACGCACTATGTGCAGGAGTTgctggagacaaagagaggggaggaggtacAAAGGTTGTGATTACAGAGAACATTCTGGGATCAATAAACTCTGATTGATTGGGGCATTACAATCATCAACCTAGAAAAGTCCATTGTATTCTAGAGTGAAGTCCATTCAGCCTTGTAACATAATtggatcaaaggtttgtttttttctcttttaacaGTTCTTACTGATAGTCTTCCAAAACATACCATCAGCATTTTAACACACATCCTGACTCTCCTTTGAATTGAAACGATGACAGGATGTCAATGGGGTTTCAATTTACGTATGTAACCACAGTTTGGTTTCCTGGTAACTTAATAATGATTTCAGCGTAATGTTTGATAGTGTTTGGCTTCTGGGTGTTTTCTGTTGCCGTGCGCAACTAGAGTAATTACAAGCCTTTCAGCAGAGCTCGCTCTAACCTTCACAATGAAGAGCTCCGCACCCAGCTGTGCTGTCTGCTCCGTTGATAGCTGCAGGGTGGGgggcgagacagagagagggacagaaagatggagaaagagagatagatggagggagtgggagaaagagtgagggagtaGGGGGAGTACAAATGAGACAGGTGGCTGAAGAGAGCTATTAGCAGATGTAAAAATAGTGATGCACAATAATAGCCTGTGGACTGTGTGCCTGTACCCCCTGCCTACCTTGGCAGCCAGAATGGATATGATGGCGACAGCCATCCTCTGCATGTTCTGGTCCTCATGGTTACAGAGCCACTGCATGACCAATTTAGCTGCTTCAAATCTGGGattaaacacaaatgcatagtTTGGTGATCTCCCTAAGATCAAGCATGCAGACATTCAGCAGTGCCTACTTATATGCACAGACACTCTTATAGAATGAGTGCCTgtcccccgacccccccccccccccccccccaacacacacacacacacaccttaaaccaGTAGTGTGACTGCAGAAGCAGAGGTGTTTGCCTAACAGACTGACCTGTTGAAAGGGACCTCCTGCAGTATGCGATCGCTGCAGAGGGACAGCAAGCAGTTCTTCTGCAACTGCAGAGGGAGGAAATACAATGACAGTCAGTGTGGAGCCAAACAAGGGCAGAGTGCCCTGACAATGTATGGCTATGACAATACCAGACTCCATCATGTCACAAGTCTCccatgactgaaaaaaaaacccaccacCAAATGCTGCAGAATCACTTTACTAATGACACAGCTTACTGACAACTTGCAACACATAGTCATTACAGTGTTTATTTTTAGATGCGTGGACATTGAGGGCAAAGTCTGTGCTGCTACTAATGGAGTTGTTAGGAAATAGTATTATGTACGAAAAAACAATTCAATACCAGCCAAAGTAAATCCACTTTCCCAAAGCTTCCCAGCAGAATTAAACACTGGCAGACTGGAGTAATTATTTCACTGGCCATTCCAATAAGCACGTCCACGTCATTTCCGTTCAACAGATGCTTTAATTGAAAACATTCTGCTGTGAATTCTCAGCTGCATTCATATTGGGCACAGAATTAATCTCATGACCTTGCCATGGCGGCGCTAATGACTGGCTGAAACAGCGGAGCTTAATCTCTCCCCCTGCAGTACAGGAGTTAATTTGACAAAAGTGGGAGTACAAAATCAGGAACCCTGCCAATGTCATGGCTGTTCCCTACAGTCACAGTGTGTCTCTGCTTGTTGAGGACCATTAGAGAAGGACAGGTGGCTGGGAGGACAGCTACTGGTCACTTGTTCATATTTATCTATGCCTTTATATTGAACatttatttagcagatgcttttatccaaagtgatttGATGACAAATCTATGCATTTGATCAATTTGTCAGTGGGCCACCTAGATATCCAACCCATGACCTTAGTGTTGTGTGCACCTTGTTCTACCAGTAGAACTGCCGGAACACAAGGAAGGTCACAAAGGACAGCGTGCATATGGACCCAGGAGAATATTGGATGCGGGCCTTACCTGTTGGTGGTTGGGGAAGGTCTTCATGCCTTCCAGGAGAAGATGCGTGACAGTGCTAAGCAGACGGACAGGCATGCCCAGAGCCAGGTCCTGCTTGGTCAGgttaaacacacaggcactggcTGCCAGCTGCACGTTCAGGGTGGTGGGGTGGTTCTTCATCCCCAATGCTACCAGCtagggcaggggagagagatagggagaggacagaaagagatagagagagaaagagagaggggacagagggagacagaaggaaagcgagagagaggacagagagaaatagaacaAAATATTTATGCAAGGGAGATCcacacacccccagaaaccAGAAAGTGGATGACTCATTGTAATGCTGGCTGTAAAAATAGCTGGATTTGAACAGCGAGGGCAGACACGGGGTTAGTGAAGGTAGGAGGCGTGGGACGGAGGCAGCGAGAGCTTTGATGGAGCccctgcctgcccgcccgctCGCCCACCCGCCCGTGTTCTGGGGCGCTGCTGAGGTACCTTGAGGATGTCTGGCCGAGGTTTCTCCATGACGTGAGTGAGGCTAAAGAGGTGGAAGAGTGCCTCCCGCACAAAGCCCTCGCGCTCTGTGTAGCGCCGCAGCGCCTCACAGATCTGAGTCTCGTTCGCCTCGCCTGTCACCtgcaggccaaacacacacacacacacacacacacacacacacacacacacacacacacacacacacacacacacacacacacacacacacacacaaaggcatcaACTCAATTCAGTGGGCATACAATTACGAAACTGTACAACTTTATGGTAGAGGttacagaagaagaaaatgaagacCATAATCAAcacggacaaaaaaaaaaagccattgcCTTCAAATTGTAAAAGAAATTAGCATGGCCTTACATATtaaaacacactgactcacaaaCTGGCAAATACAGACATCAATGTTTTTCTGTAGCTATACTTGTGATGCCAGCAGACCTCAACACATGCAAGAATATCCTGCACTAATATAGCCATCACCTCTGGGGGTTGAACCCACTCTCTGCAAAGTGCTGACAGATAGATGTACCCGCTTAAGTTCAATCTCAAATGGCAAGCTGTAGTCAGTTTAAACCCCACTGCATGACAAAGTAGCAGGCTCAATCAACACCACGTCGGTTCAGGGTATCCTGTGAACCTACCTTTAGAGTCCCTTCTCCAGACAGGAAATCCGAGAATCCGGCGTCGGTGGCCAGCAGTCCCACAAATGTCATGCCAGGCCTCTCATCCATGAAGGCCTTGATGGCCGTGTCGGTCACCTGCTTCCTGCCGGAAACGTCCAACGACACAAGCGCCGGGAGGATGCCGGGCTTCTCCAGGAGCTGCCTCGCCACGTCCGAGGTGAACTGCTTGTCATCAGAGATGTCCAGATGCTGAAGGCCATCCAGCTGGAACACAGATGGGAGGATTATTAAGAGGTTCGTCAGTGCCAGCGCCTCATGCAATGAGATGTTAAGTGCCCACACATCCACTTCAGCTCATTTTCACGTTGCTCTTTAAGAATCCAATACTGGCACTTAGATGTATTTTCAATTTGGGCTTCTTGGAATACTTTGCAAGGTGAATTACCAACTGCTTGCGGCTCTCTTGAATGGAATGGCATATTGGGACTGGAGTCAAATGTAAAGAATCAATATTTTTTATAAACCGCTGGAACACTATAGTAGGTTAATCGCTTCCTACAGAAAACATTTGTGCCGCAGCATCAAATAATGCCACTACATACAGAAGCATACTTCAAAGGCATCATGTGCACCAGGTCCATATCAAATCTCCTCTCATCAAATCCACCAGACCAaagtccccccctcccccccccacattaCCTGGCTGAGGACGGCCAGCAGCTGTGCGGTGGTCATCTCCAGCCGCTTGAGCTGGTGCATGGTGAGGTAGCGCAGGCGGCCGCGCAGCCCCAGCAGCGGCGTGAGGTTGGTGACGGACGTGCTGGAGATGTCCAAGCTCTCCAGGCGCGGCAGTGTGCACGCGTCGGCCAGGCCGGAGTCGTAGAAGTCCACGTGGGCCACGCTGAGTGAGCGCAGGCCCTGCAGGGCACCGAAGCAGCGCCGCGACGGCTCCTCCAGCGACGACATGGTCAGGCCGTTGAGCACCAGCCGCTGGAGGCTCTCGCGCAGCTCCTTGCTGGAGGCCAGGCCGCGCACGATGTCACTGATGGTCA from Clupea harengus chromosome 10, Ch_v2.0.2, whole genome shotgun sequence harbors:
- the zyg11 gene encoding protein zyg-11 homolog, coding for MDEASPAPLTDLCLSLVSSKLELFCVKQADGSLCLRESLVFPQELADQLLCKMATEGLLNDGTVGIFRSCQQLRLRRASIRTARISSEAFHRALCSHRLLELDASHVNADLTISDIVRGLASSKELRESLQRLVLNGLTMSSLEEPSRRCFGALQGLRSLSVAHVDFYDSGLADACTLPRLESLDISSTSVTNLTPLLGLRGRLRYLTMHQLKRLEMTTAQLLAVLSQLDGLQHLDISDDKQFTSDVARQLLEKPGILPALVSLDVSGRKQVTDTAIKAFMDERPGMTFVGLLATDAGFSDFLSGEGTLKVTGEANETQICEALRRYTEREGFVREALFHLFSLTHVMEKPRPDILKLVALGMKNHPTTLNVQLAASACVFNLTKQDLALGMPVRLLSTVTHLLLEGMKTFPNHQQLQKNCLLSLCSDRILQEVPFNRFEAAKLVMQWLCNHEDQNMQRMAVAIISILAAKLSTEQTAQLGAELFIVKQLLHIVRQKTSQSTVDATLKFTLSALWNLTDESPTTCRHFIENQGLELFIKVLESFPSESSIQQKVLGLLNNIAEVGELHTELMDQRFLGHISTLLHSSEVEVSYFAAGILAHLTSRGESAWTLDILLRSKLLEELHGAIMKWQPPDCEMVAYRSFNPFFPLLECFHTPGVQLWAAWAMQHVCSKNAGRYCSMLLEEGGLRQLEMVRSHLETHKDVLKLTENILDSLQKHQTRTGQLPPQRCHTLPHKEKDAQ